Within the Labilithrix sp. genome, the region TCGCGCGCGAGGAGCTTGATCGCGACCTCCCGCTCCGTGAAGCGGTTCGTCGCGGACCACACCTCGGCCATGCCGCCGCTGCCGAGGCGGAGGTTCAAGCGGTACTTCCCGGCGACGAGCTCGCCGGACCGATCGGGGCCGGGCGGCGCTTCGTCGCTCACGCGATCGTCATGCCTCCGTCGACCGCGAGGGTGTGCCCCGTCACGTAGCTCGCGGCGTCGGACGCGAGGTAGAGCGCGGCGCCGGCGATCTCGTCGGGCTTGGCGTAGCGGCGGAGCGGCGTCATCCGGATGACCTCGTCGAGGAGCGCGTCGTTCTTGAGGACCGCGGCCGCGAACCTCGTGTCGACGAAGCCGGGCGCGATCGCGTTCACGCGGATCTTGTTCGGCGCGAGCTCGTACGCGAGCGTCTTCGTCATCGAGATGATCGCGGCCTTCGTCATCCCGTAGACCGCCTGCGCGGGCGACGCGATGAGGCCGGCGACGCTCGCCATGTGGATGACCGACCCCGGCGCCTCGCGCGCGCGGAGGTGCTTCGCGACCTCGCGCGTCATCCAGAAATAGCCCTTCGTGTTGACCTCGAACGTCTTGTCCCAGGCGCCCTCGTCGATGTCGAGCATCGGCCCGAAGTACGGGTTCGTCGCCGCGTTGTTGACGAGGACGTCGACCTTTCCGAGCTTCTCGACCGCGGTCGCGACGAGGCGCACGCAGTCCTCCTCCTTGCCGGTGTGGGCCGCGACTGCGATCGCGCGATCCGAGCCGATCGACTCCGCGACCGCGGTGAGCCCCTCGATCTTCCGCGAGGCGAGGACGACCTTCGCGCCGTTCGCCGCGAACGATCGCGCGATCGCCTCGCCGATCCCGCGGCTCGCACCCGTGACGATCGCGACTTTCCCTTCGAGCGAGATGGAGACCGGCATGCCGCGCTAGCTAGCATGGCGCCGGGCGCGGCGTGTAGCCCGAGCATGCCAATCTGTGCCGTTCGCGACGGCGAGGTCAGGGGCCCGGCTTCGCGCAGGAGCGAGAAGGAGCGAGAACGAGCGCCCTTCGAGCTGGCATGTGCTCTGCTTCGAAGGCGTTTTCCATGTCCGGTGGCATGGGGGGAGAGTGCATGCGTCGTACACGTTTTCTCGTCGGTGGTCTGTCCTCGGTCGTCTGGCCGGCGGTCGTGCTGCTCGTCCCCATGGGCATCACGTTCGCGGCCGCGCGTGTGTACGCCGAAGGCGGGATGGGCCCTCCTCCTTGCGACGCCGGCACAGTCAGCGCATGCAACGGAGGAGCGCCGCTCGAGCGCTGCAGCACCTGCGTCGGATCGGTCGAGGACTGCGTCTGCGCGTCGGCCGTCTGCGACGGGAACCAGCCCGCGCTCGTCTGCATGGTCGCGACCCACTGCGAGAAGAGCCCGAACCATCGGAGCTGCGACGGGAAGACCGCGGGTGAGGCGTGCACGTCGGACGTGGGATCCGGCCCTGCGCGCTGCGTCCTCGTTCCGGCCTCGTGTTACCTGCCCGACGGGGGCGCGGGTTGGGCCGCGATCGATCGGCTTCGGTGCGAGCCGGGAACGCCGACGTCGTCATCGTCGTCATCGTCGTCATCATCGACATCGTCGTCGTCGTCGTCGTCGTCGTCGTCGGGCGGTACGCCGGAGGCGGGGCCGCCGAGCTGGACGAACGCCTCGACCTCGAGCAGCTCGGGCGGCAGCGGCGCTCCCGCGACGGACGACTCCGGGTGCTCGGCTTCGCCGCGCGCGGCGTCGAGCGTGCTCGCGCTGATCGGCGCGCCGCTCGCGATCGGGCTCTTGCTCGCGCGCCGCCGGCGGGGTCAGGCGCCGCCGAGGAAGGCGCCGAGCGCGCGGAAGCGGTCGTAGCGATCGCGGACGAGCTCGTCGGGCGTGCGCTCGAGGAGCTCGGCCAGCGTCTCGCGGAGGGAGAGGTCGACCGCCCTCGCCGCGAGGGCGGGGTCCTGATGCGCGCCGCCCGCAGGCTCCTCGATCACGCGGTCGACGACGCCGAGCTTCAGGAGCTCCGGCGCCGTCATGCGCAGGCGCGACGCGGCCTCGTCCGCCTTCGCGCCGTCGCGCCAGAGGATCGACGCGCAGCCCTCCGGCGTGATGACGCTGTACGTGCCGTACTCGAGGACGTGGACGCGGTTCGCGACGCCGAGCGCGAGCGCGCCGCCGCTGCCGCCTTCGCCGACGATCGTCGCGATGATCGGGACGGTGGCGCGCGACATCGCCGCGAGGCACGCGCCGATCGCCTCGCTCTGCCCGCGCTCCTCCGCGCCGAGGCCCGGGTACGCGCCCGGCGTGTCGATGAAGGTGAAGATCGGGAGGCCGAAGCGCGAGGCGAGATCGTACATCCGGCGCGCCTTGCGATAGCCCTCCGGGTGCGGCATCCCGAAGTTCCGCTTCACGTTCTCCTTCGCGCCGCGGCCCTTCTGATGGCCGACGACGACGACGCTCCGCCCGTGGAAGCGCGCGAGGCCCGCGACGATCGCCGCGTCGTCGCCGAAGACGCGATCGCCGTGCAGCTCCTGGAAGTCCGTGAACAGGTACGGGACGAAGTCGAGCGTGTAGGGCCGGTTGGGATGACGCGAGAGCTGGACCTTTTGCCAGGGAGAGAGGTCCGCGAACAGCTCGCGCGCAAGTTTGCCGCACTGTGCCTCGAGGCGCCGCAGCTCCTGCTCGAATTTCTTGTCGTTCTCCGCGAGCGCACGCAGCTCCTTCACCCGGGCCACGAGCTCGACGATCGGCTTCTCGAAGGGAAGGACGTGCGACGCCAACGAACGACGGCTTCATAGCATGA harbors:
- a CDS encoding glucose 1-dehydrogenase, with translation MPVSISLEGKVAIVTGASRGIGEAIARSFAANGAKVVLASRKIEGLTAVAESIGSDRAIAVAAHTGKEEDCVRLVATAVEKLGKVDVLVNNAATNPYFGPMLDIDEGAWDKTFEVNTKGYFWMTREVAKHLRAREAPGSVIHMASVAGLIASPAQAVYGMTKAAIISMTKTLAYELAPNKIRVNAIAPGFVDTRFAAAVLKNDALLDEVIRMTPLRRYAKPDEIAGAALYLASDAASYVTGHTLAVDGGMTIA
- a CDS encoding acetyl-CoA carboxylase carboxyltransferase subunit alpha: MASHVLPFEKPIVELVARVKELRALAENDKKFEQELRRLEAQCGKLARELFADLSPWQKVQLSRHPNRPYTLDFVPYLFTDFQELHGDRVFGDDAAIVAGLARFHGRSVVVVGHQKGRGAKENVKRNFGMPHPEGYRKARRMYDLASRFGLPIFTFIDTPGAYPGLGAEERGQSEAIGACLAAMSRATVPIIATIVGEGGSGGALALGVANRVHVLEYGTYSVITPEGCASILWRDGAKADEAASRLRMTAPELLKLGVVDRVIEEPAGGAHQDPALAARAVDLSLRETLAELLERTPDELVRDRYDRFRALGAFLGGA